In Scleropages formosus chromosome 6, fSclFor1.1, whole genome shotgun sequence, the genomic stretch actgcgcccccctccgcAATAGTACTAGTAATAGTTTATTAAAAGTTACTTAGTTTTGACATGCCACAGAACACGGATGCTTCAAAAATTTTTGTACCAGTACGAAGTTTACAAAATGGTCATTTACTCATGTTATccatcttttacattttaatttctctttaatTCCTACAAAAAAGCATGCAGATTTTGCAGTTGCATTACAGCAGGCTAAACTGGGACTAACATGGGTATTTTCTGTAGATGAGCAGATGGTAGCGGCGTGCACTCGCACCAGGGACACGCAGTGTCAGTGCAAACCCGGCACATTCTGCGTGCCGGAACAGGCCTGCGAAGTATGCAAGAAGTGCACCCGGTAAGTGGTCCGCACTAGCGACCCCTGCAGGATCTTCCATTCCCACATCAgcattttcctccttttcactGGTAGTCATTAACATCTTTGAGATTTCATTAATGGAAGTACGCCTCTTTTCCTCCTCACCCCCCAGGTGTAAGGCGGATGAGGAGACGGTGATTGAGTGCACAAGCACCTCCAACACAGTGTGCCAGAAAAGAGACAGCTCTTTGCCTGCCCAGCCCACCCCCACGACTGAACCGCCTGGTTCAGGTAGAGTCTCTGTTTGCTCTACTGAGGGGCCTCTTTGTGCTCAGCAACACTCCAGCGTCTCCACTGTGCTCTTTCTACTGTGAACCTCAATAAGTAACACGTCGAGGCTACGTGCGAACTTGCTTTCAAGATGTGAGGGAATAATGGTGTTACCTGACTGACATCAGTAATAAAGGTTCTCAGATAACTTGGAAGTAATATATTCCCTATGCCGAGGCTGTTTTCACTGACTTTTGCaggatttatttacaaatttcagTAGCTGAACACAGGATAATGAATCATCTTAGTGATCTTTGCATTGCCATCTGTTTTATCCCTAAAAATGgtctattttcatttttagggAAAGGACCTTCTCTACTTTTATTACTACTGCTGTTGTTTATACCGCTTGCAATATTTGGAGGCATCCTTTTTTGGCGGAGAAAGAAACAATCACGCCAAAACCCAGGTAAAACTAAATCCAGTGTTATGCAGTGAAGCGTTTCTAAAAATTTGAATCTCACATCAATATGTAGATCTGAGTCACTGATACCTTAATGCAccttttaaatatgtttgtaaaaccttttttgtttttgtcacagtTACTCGAAGTCATGAGTGTGACATGGTAAAAATTCAAATGGTGAGTTCTTCAAATTCTCTTCACTTCAGCAAAAGTATGTAAAATCATGTATTCATTCTGTCAGTACTATATGAATAGgcgtatttattttgtatttatgaaatTACAAAAAGAATGTTGCTCATAATGCTGCTAATGACATCCTCCCGCCCCCAGACCAGCACAAGCGAACAGACGACAGAGGAGAAGCAGAACAACCACAACGCCAGGAGGGAAGAGCCCAGCCAGGAAGAAACGCCCCTGTTGGTGGAGACGCGGCCGCTCGCCAAGCCTGTTGCCGCAGAGGACGAGGATAAAGGCCTGGGAGACAGCTTACCCAATACCACCAGCTCATCTCAGACCAGTCTGTCTGCCCTGCAGACGGTgccctcctccagcagcaccCCCCGCAACAGCCCAGAGCCACAGCGGCAGCTGGACTCAAAGGTAAGAGCGCAGAGAGTCTCAGACTGAATTGCTGAAGGGTCACGGAGGTGTGAATATGGCATTTCAGACCATTTCTCTGGGATACAGAAGGTGGGAATGGGGGTTCCAGACTAAGTCCTTGAAGGGCCATGTACATGCAGGATTTTGCTCCTTCAACTTTTTGAAACTGCATGACTGGTgaacatttttctatttattagtttttaattgcatttgctCAGCAAACATTCATGCAGTCACTTTTGTTGACCACTTGTCGTGGTTAGGGATGCGGCAGTCCAAAGCCTATAATTGGGCACGAAGCGAGGagggataggatgccagtccatgacagggtagccataaacacacacacatgctctcaAAGAGGCACACAGAGGCccagttcatctgaactgtgagaggaaaccagagcattcagaggaaacccatacagacagtgaggacatgcaaacttcatacagactgagctggatttgaacctatgcacAAACAGCCCATTAAACCATTCCACAAAAATTGTGCATCTAAAGACATTTCTCTTTCTTAATTTGCCTTTGCAAGTGGAAAATTCCATCTTTCCCAGAGGGTCTGAGAGTTGGACCACTCATGATATGTAAACTAGGAATAATTTGGTCACAACACAGTCCTTAACTATGATAATATtacttaaaaatgtacaaattcagCTATTTGTGTCTACTGGGAAAGAAATTTGACATTTagctgcaaacaaacaaatgttgaAAAGTAAATGGGTGATATTTGGAAGATTAAACAAGGTTTTAGGCGAGTTCAGCCGGGGTAATAAGTTAAAAACCAACATTAATGCAACCCACAGTGGAGTGATTTTAAGAAGCCAGTTATAAAAGCAAGTATTAAAGCAGCTGGTTCTCAACTGTTGTTTTCATAAGATCGATGGCATTTGTAAGCGCCAAATACTATGATTATAGTATTAATTATGCAACTCTGATATAGACTAATTCTGCACATATTTAGAGCTGTTctttaaaacttaaaatgttgGAATATTTAAAACCGTTAATTATTATTGTATCTTTTTTATTCAATCCCAGGTGCcaatttgttcagtgttttaatcTTCTCTAAACATTTTGTCTGTTTGTAGGGTGAGTTTCAGCGCAGGAGACTTATTCCCTTGAAGGGTAAGATTTTCttgcattacattcatttatttggcagatgcttttcttcaaagtgacatacaatttggtaaacaaaagtgcattacttAAGCTTTGAAAGGATATGTCATGTCTTTTCTTTTATGGAATTTAATACCACACAGAACTTAATAATGCGTTAAAGCCAACCTGGAAATTGtagtgcttttcatttttgggCAACCCGAGGCCATAAAGCTATTAAGATTTAGTTCCTGTTTGTGAAATAATCAGTTAGActtacatttccttttttctttccttaggTGAAGAATCCTTGAAGAAAAGTTTTGACCTTTTTGAACAATTCCTGGACGTTAAGATCCATAATAGGTTCTTCAGAAGTATAGGACTCAGTGATAATCTTATAAAAAACTCCTTGAACACTCATCCTGAAGACAGGGTTTATGACCTTCTCAAAGCCTGGATGCAGCGGGAAGGGCTAAGTGCTGACATTAATGACCTTATTGATGTATTGTTTAATTTAGATCAGAAATTTTCAGCAGAACATATAATTTGTAAGGcagttgaaaataaatattataagtATGATGAGGATTGCTGTTAACTAATACGGCTGTATTGCTACTTGAAAAAAAGAGGGATGAGTAGGGTTCCGCTATCAGAATGGGGCCTTTCTTATACGTAAAACAACCTCAGGTATGAGTCCTTGGTGGAAATGAGGAAGCGTTGGCCTCTCCTCATATTCACACGAGGGCTGGTGCACGTAACTCACTGTCCATTGCAGTTGGTTCTTTCACTGTGTATAAAGAACTCGATGTACACTGGTTTGAAATGAAATGCCACACTTGTGGCCTTCTTTTTTTGTGCCCTGAATATACTTGACTATTTAACATGTAGAAACATCTGCATTTAGACAATAGGAAGTGTCAGTGTATTGTTCTATTTGATGATATTTCAGCAGTGTTTGGACGACTTGATCTCAAAAGTACGTCTGTGAGCATGAGAGATGTCTCCAGAATCTTTTGTGGACAGAGttggaacaaaaaacaaattctttacatgtatttgtctTTAGTGAAAGAAGGTGTttgttgtgtgtggtttttttttttttttttttaaacatttctgcttGTCTCAAACTTGGTTTTTAGTTCATGTGTGTATATCTGAAGAAAATTGGTTGAATGAAAAGCTATTTATCTTAAAATTtctatgattttattttaaattgtaggGGAAATAAACTTTCAGTTACAAAATTTATTGCTTCAGCTCAGTCAGGTGCATTCTATGTGGTTGCTGTGAATTGAGCAGATTAAAAAGAAGCTGGTTTAGTACCCCATTAAGAGTTACACACTCAACACGTCATTTCCTGACAGGTATTTCTACTAAATTGAATACATAAATGCGTCCACATTCATGGTAccgtaaatgtaaagaaatactTTTCTTAGCTCAAAAGACTGGAAGAATATCTTCTTCAACATATAACTtattgttttttcaaaaaaaaaaaaaaaaattgccaggcagttttttatatatataacaaaattTGTGTATGtagaagtgtgtgtggttgtttgcattttttatcagttttattttttacatgcttttctttttgcaacATAGtatttgctttatatttattttaaaataaaaaataaaatatttttcctctccTATTCTTTGTAAGATTACTTTGAGACTTTGTAGATAAGGTTTGCTGATTAAATTTGTCCGTTCTAGGTGTTGAATGTATAGACATAGCCAACTTTTTCCATTATCTTCCTGTTCAccatttttgcagtgtttaaaGTATGCAGTATTTGTCTTTcctacatttagctgatttgaatttttaaacGTTTTTACATGAATAACTATGGCACTTGCTAGTGAAGgtcctgcttctttttttaaataaaatgttaatgcagAAATTCTCAAATTCAGTTTGTATTATGTTAGGTGCCAGTATTGTCATTCTGTTCTATGTTTTGCAGATTAACCAATTAGAAATTTTACCAATTTTTCACCAAGTTAATTCAGTGTTTCATGGTGTAAATATTATGAGACTTTACTTTGTACTTTTACATAAGTGCAATAGTACAGTGCAGAATATcactttgaatttaattttcaagctcaaaattataatgaaaagATTAACATCTAAATGCTATATGTTCAAATTTAATTCTATACTACCAACTGGTAGTAAGCTCAATATCTGTTTTTAACAAACTTAaggaaatatttctttaaaaagctaAAGATTGTTCTTGGTCGACATGATGGATTGAGGGGTAGGtattctgcattatttaaaacatgctgTAGTAGGAacatattctgtatttttaggCTCTTTGGACAAATCACTTTGATTATGCTTATAAGAATCACACTTTACCATCACTCTGTGCTGGAGACCCACCTGCACAATGTGCTTCATAATTAGTATAAAAAATATGCCTAGTTATAACTAATGAAAAATTGAGGAAAATATGGAATGGCTGTATATTTGGTCTATACTGCAATAAGGCAGTAATATGTGCTATCCAGGGCGTACCTCCCCCTGCCAGGTCCACGGTTGTTCTGGGACGGTCTCCaaaccaccacgaccctgatcaggacaagcagttattgaaaatggattgaGGGATCAACCAGGAGTAACTGATACCCAGGAGACagtcagaaaacacaaaacacaaaaatgggCTTAACACCTTACATCGGGTATTGAGgcagtaaaatatttcagcaacactgaaaacattgaGAATATTGCTCACATACACAGGCTTGCTTGTGATTGTGCTTTAATCACTGAGTCATTTATGAGTTTAAGAGTTACAGGCGTACAGCACTGAGAGACACCAACCTGTCGCAGTGACCTCAGGACAGCAGCAGTGAACATTATActgttgctctggtttcctcccacagtccaaagacatgccattcAGGTTCATAgtgtgagagacacagagagtgtgttcccctgatatatggatgagtgacccattgtaagtagtgtatctagcagtgtaagtcaccacggtgaataaggtgtgtgtgctgataatactacatagtatctattgtaagtcgctttggataaaagcgtctattaaataaatgtaaatgtactctgtgtgctattatttcattaaagaaCTTACAGTACCACGAACAATGCATTGGCACAACCCCtgactaaagaaataaatgctggTGTGTACTGTGAAGAGCCAATCCAAAAAGTTACTGTTGTTGTAGATGGGAAGTTTGAAGAGATGGTTCTTGTGACTTTTGAAGTGGCATCACCGacttataaaatatatacagtaattcGTTTGGAAATGTTTCCGTTCCCCTGAAGGTGTCAGGAGGCGGAGCTTTCGTGCGGAAACCACGCCTACATCCAATCTTGGGCGTTACTAGACcttaaattctgttttctgaTTGGCCTATTTTTTGATTGGtggaatggttttttttttttaattggctgCTTCAGTTTCgcaggaaatttaaaatatggaggaagccattttatttttccccattttcttcAAATTGTCCTTTCAGTTGTAACTGAAACGTATTTTACGTGGAGTCCTTCCTAGTACTAATGACTtctttaaaactcttttttgtgaaatgctCCGTCTTGTCACTTCAGGACTCATGTATATTTTACCCGAGCTGCGCGAACTGCTTGTCGAGAGTGGAGAGAAAGCAGACGGAGCAAAGGTAAAACTTAAAACTTCTCTCGGTGACGTGACTGTCTCTCACGTCCCGTGTGTTTCCGTGGAATGATGACGCAGAACGTGGACACGCCAGAGTGTGAAATGCGTAGATGTcgcttaaaataaaatgcatgtttaAGTTACGACCTACGCTTAAAGCTCATCTTGGATCCAGGGAAAGCGGAGAACCCGCAGAAACCcgcgcaaactccacacagactcaccGAGTGGGAATCGACCCCATCACGTCATGATGATCTCCTCCTCGTACCACCCGTATCATGTTTTAATAGGGCGGTATGGTGTTTAAAACTTAAATGGAATGTACCTATTGCAGTGCTTTTTATaatgaggttttctttttttaaaaaagaaaggtttgtttgtttgtttgtttgtttgtgttgttaAATCATACGTGTCATGGAACCCTGCCTGGCTGGTATCCATTTCCCTCATCCATAGCCATGGCTATGTATGTTCATGAGTAACTcattaagtagtgtatctagcagtgtaagtcaccttggtgaataaggtgtgggctgataacctGATGACGTTCATTtgaagtcgcttttgagaacaGAGTCTGCCGAATGACgtaagaaatgtatttaaaggtGTTTCCTTcaatgaaatgaaagcagaagtGTTGTTTTGGGGTGCAGCGGAGAATCATGTGCTTCATTTCCCTCTTCCAAtgagcactttttttctttcccctgcaGGTACAGGTGTCTGAAGTGTGGCTTGAGGTGCGCGGTGCACCGTGTGGAGTACAGGTACAGGCTGGCGCTCAGTGTGCAAAGGGACTGTCGCATCTTCCAACTGACTGTTTTCGGAAGCTGCCTGAACCCTCACTTTGGCCTTTCTGCGCTTTCCCTGCATAGGTACTGTCCGGCTCGTGTCCTTTAAAGCAAAATCCGGTAACTCTGATCAATTTAAATTTTGTCTTGCCACACAACAAGTGATTTTTTGCTTAATCTCATGGCCTGACTCAAAAAATGACatccaaaaaaatgtacatcacCTGTTTTTCAGCAAtgaacacttaattttttttgatgatTTCTCTAAAAACGTTGCATTTAGTACATTATCTATCAGTGCTGGAGGCATTATATAAACACGTTCTTTAAAGATGCAGAAACTAAatacacatgctgtctgaaaccgcttgtcccaagcggggtcgcggtgaagcGGAACCTAACTCGGCGACACACGGCGCAAGGCCAGAGAcgcagggggacacacccagcacataATGCCGGTTCGttaaggcacctcaagcaggacttgaaccccagacccgccagagagcgagacccggccaaacccgctgcaccgccacaccccTCTTTGTTTAGAATGCTCTCCGTTAGTTTATGGACTAAATACAGTGTTAAtcttctcttaatgcaatgcataaattgtaggtttgctgagatgtacgtcgctttggacaaaagcgtctgctaaatgaataaatgtaaatggtatcATTTACTGTGTAAAATGGTTTTCAACAGTGCATTTATAGCTAAGAAAAAGTTTAgcattatgtttttaaaa encodes the following:
- the tnfrsfa gene encoding tumor necrosis factor receptor superfamily, member a isoform X1; this encodes MATARFRVVFFISVLGLVTASDSPWSPDEDRNKTSRQRSCTENQEYLHDNMCCKNCEAGTHVKTPCVRDSEMGTCEPCEPSTFTEHSSGMDRCLQCKQCRKDEQMVAACTRTRDTQCQCKPGTFCVPEQACEVCKKCTRCKADEETVIECTSTSNTVCQKRDSSLPAQPTPTTEPPGSGKGPSLLLLLLLLFIPLAIFGGILFWRRKKQSRQNPVTRSHECDMVKIQMTSTSEQTTEEKQNNHNARREEPSQEETPLLVETRPLAKPVAAEDEDKGLGDSLPNTTSSSQTSLSALQTVPSSSSTPRNSPEPQRQLDSKGEFQRRRLIPLKGEESLKKSFDLFEQFLDVKIHNRFFRSIGLSDNLIKNSLNTHPEDRVYDLLKAWMQREGLSADINDLIDVLFNLDQKFSAEHIICKAVENKYYKYDEDCC
- the tnfrsfa gene encoding tumor necrosis factor receptor superfamily, member a isoform X2, with protein sequence MVTPPPPLTALLIQSDEQMVAACTRTRDTQCQCKPGTFCVPEQACEVCKKCTRCKADEETVIECTSTSNTVCQKRDSSLPAQPTPTTEPPGSGKGPSLLLLLLLLFIPLAIFGGILFWRRKKQSRQNPVTRSHECDMVKIQMTSTSEQTTEEKQNNHNARREEPSQEETPLLVETRPLAKPVAAEDEDKGLGDSLPNTTSSSQTSLSALQTVPSSSSTPRNSPEPQRQLDSKGEFQRRRLIPLKGEESLKKSFDLFEQFLDVKIHNRFFRSIGLSDNLIKNSLNTHPEDRVYDLLKAWMQREGLSADINDLIDVLFNLDQKFSAEHIICKAVENKYYKYDEDCC